A window of Pirellula sp. SH-Sr6A contains these coding sequences:
- a CDS encoding sulfotransferase, whose amino-acid sequence MRFPAIDPKLPDGQLAKQLKAWIVTRKAEAIRDRTVAGGKYPHLCRFANHLYEALGNSLRIVAVDRPIEASIRSLQDRSSRHPGQWFAAGDDACDKLQRSLLEHRERFIQEHPEVPVHRINFAKLTEDPETVINELIAFLGISPTAEEIDSAIAHVNPELRKFG is encoded by the coding sequence ATGCGATTCCCAGCGATTGATCCCAAGCTCCCTGACGGTCAGCTCGCCAAGCAACTGAAAGCTTGGATCGTAACCCGCAAAGCAGAAGCCATTCGCGATCGAACTGTGGCTGGTGGCAAGTATCCGCACCTTTGCCGATTCGCAAATCACCTCTACGAAGCCCTCGGTAACTCGCTGCGAATCGTCGCCGTCGATCGACCAATCGAAGCCTCGATTCGTTCGCTCCAAGATCGAAGTAGCAGACATCCAGGCCAATGGTTCGCGGCCGGCGATGATGCCTGCGACAAACTCCAGCGTTCGCTGCTGGAACATCGCGAAAGGTTTATCCAAGAACATCCCGAAGTCCCCGTACATCGGATCAACTTCGCCAAGCTTACTGAAGATCCTGAGACCGTGATCAATGAACTGATCGCATTCCTGGGAATCTCACCAACTGCCGAAGAGATCGATTCAGCGATCGCACACGTGAACCCGGAATTGAGGAAGTTCGGCTAG
- a CDS encoding DEAD/DEAH box helicase produces MTPDQLIEFVLAEQRENEKQQKIYKLLSDDAMSHLGRAITGLMVTRTEKSPVTLECKHNESRIRPGSHVVLSASEHGRLTGEVTDVEEAGRVLRITLSRVPEDVFAGPWTLVELDRDFTPLIVQSIKKLQPGQAGWSFFRWLTEDGATPLVKKITNANERQMVVEKVVSEFPFGVDASQRCALEACVNEPSILGIQGPPGTGKTNLLAMVAEALSRLGRRVLILAPTHQAVNNALSAIRSSFPKRKLVKVGNALRRESLPDDIECLLLKDAVRQDSSRTGSEQIIGMTFLSALQHLAVQSSGLAPNVVLIDEAGQLPFCQGICAGLFGAGSTLLFGDDQQMPPVFNSEVSSSPLATSLFEKLRQSHPSSILMLNTSYRLNEPICNFIADSFYGGVGKVISAASSRHRRLALPVGPNSTTEFPVLAVLESKESLVWIRSEDNGSQQLNLAEADAVAKLVSTAIKSGLPSDQLAVVTPYRRQAAAIRRLIQYEVGSAVDVPIVDTVERVQGLTVELVTISMCTTDPEYASETASFIFSPNRLNVAVSRARAKVVIFASESLLDALPTEYDGLVAMKKFQTALNRIATKEPSTI; encoded by the coding sequence ATGACGCCAGATCAACTAATCGAGTTCGTGCTTGCGGAGCAACGGGAAAACGAGAAGCAACAGAAGATCTATAAACTGTTGTCGGATGATGCAATGAGTCATCTTGGCCGTGCGATCACGGGACTCATGGTGACTCGGACCGAGAAATCACCTGTGACCCTTGAATGTAAGCATAATGAATCACGCATCCGGCCGGGTAGCCATGTTGTGCTTAGTGCATCGGAACATGGACGCCTCACTGGTGAAGTGACTGATGTTGAAGAAGCGGGGCGAGTGTTGCGCATCACACTTTCTCGGGTGCCAGAGGATGTTTTCGCAGGGCCCTGGACATTGGTCGAACTCGATCGCGATTTTACACCACTTATCGTTCAATCGATTAAGAAGTTGCAACCTGGGCAGGCGGGGTGGTCATTCTTTCGGTGGCTAACAGAGGACGGCGCGACACCGCTGGTGAAAAAGATTACGAACGCGAATGAACGCCAGATGGTGGTTGAGAAAGTCGTTTCGGAGTTCCCCTTCGGTGTTGATGCTTCACAGAGGTGTGCACTCGAAGCGTGCGTCAACGAACCTTCTATTCTGGGAATCCAAGGCCCGCCAGGAACCGGTAAGACCAATCTGTTGGCCATGGTGGCAGAGGCACTCTCTCGGTTAGGCCGAAGAGTGCTGATCCTCGCGCCTACACACCAGGCGGTGAACAATGCCCTATCGGCCATCCGATCGTCATTCCCGAAACGAAAGTTGGTCAAGGTTGGTAACGCATTGCGAAGAGAGTCGCTGCCTGATGACATCGAGTGCCTTCTATTGAAAGACGCTGTCCGCCAAGACAGCAGTAGAACTGGTAGTGAGCAAATCATCGGTATGACGTTCCTGTCAGCGCTCCAGCACCTTGCCGTGCAATCTAGCGGGCTTGCGCCAAACGTCGTTTTGATCGACGAAGCCGGACAGTTGCCGTTTTGCCAAGGAATATGTGCTGGGCTTTTCGGCGCTGGCAGCACACTGCTATTTGGCGATGATCAGCAGATGCCGCCTGTCTTCAATTCAGAGGTGAGTTCCAGTCCATTGGCCACTTCACTTTTCGAGAAACTAAGACAGTCGCATCCTAGCTCGATTCTAATGTTGAACACATCCTACCGATTGAACGAGCCGATCTGTAATTTCATCGCCGATAGTTTCTATGGGGGAGTTGGCAAGGTTATTTCGGCGGCTTCATCGCGCCATCGCCGACTGGCGTTACCTGTGGGTCCAAATTCCACAACGGAATTCCCGGTCCTCGCTGTGTTAGAGAGCAAGGAATCGTTGGTCTGGATTCGATCTGAAGACAACGGATCGCAACAACTGAATCTCGCTGAAGCGGATGCCGTGGCAAAGCTAGTTTCGACGGCGATCAAGTCGGGACTACCAAGCGATCAGCTAGCTGTTGTGACACCGTATCGGCGACAAGCAGCAGCGATTCGACGATTGATCCAGTATGAGGTCGGCTCCGCTGTCGATGTTCCCATCGTTGACACGGTTGAACGCGTGCAAGGCCTTACAGTTGAATTGGTCACAATCTCAATGTGCACCACAGATCCAGAATATGCATCTGAAACGGCATCGTTCATCTTCTCGCCGAATCGCCTGAACGTCGCAGTAAGTCGAGCCAGAGCCAAAGTGGTCATCTTCGCGTCCGAGAGTTTGCTCGACGCCCTTCCTACCGAATACGACGGTCTCGTTGCGATGAAGAAGTTTCAAACAGCTTTGAATCGCATTGCGACTAAAGAGCCGTCCACCATCTGA
- a CDS encoding radical SAM protein yields the protein MQRFSLLALEYHVAHGCNLSCQQCSHYGNFHLAGKLPTLADAESEYSRWSHRLKPTRFALLGGEPLLNPAILEHIQLARKHWYDSDLMLVTNGFFLHRFPELPRVLVDTECQLEISQHGTHQDYLERFRDVKAIVWSWRTQYPKLCINIRKSHKGWMRQYKIVDGMPMPFNSEPDAAYRVCMQRTCTQLVNGRLAKCPALAYWPQLETKARLESISEWDLFRSYEACPPTASDDELRSFLETKSIPQCALCPSRRVAFRHPSPLQRSNLQ from the coding sequence ATGCAACGCTTCAGCTTGCTCGCTCTTGAGTACCACGTTGCTCATGGTTGCAATTTGTCCTGCCAGCAGTGTAGCCACTACGGCAATTTTCACTTGGCAGGCAAGTTGCCAACGCTTGCTGACGCGGAGTCCGAGTACTCGCGGTGGTCTCATCGACTTAAGCCAACGCGATTCGCATTACTTGGAGGTGAGCCGTTGCTCAACCCTGCGATCTTGGAGCACATTCAACTAGCACGGAAACACTGGTACGACAGCGACCTGATGCTGGTCACCAATGGATTCTTCCTGCACCGCTTCCCTGAGTTGCCGCGGGTTCTCGTTGATACGGAGTGTCAACTTGAAATAAGCCAGCATGGAACACATCAAGACTACCTCGAAAGGTTCCGCGACGTGAAAGCGATAGTGTGGAGTTGGCGTACGCAGTATCCCAAGCTTTGCATCAACATTCGCAAGTCGCACAAGGGCTGGATGCGGCAATACAAGATCGTCGATGGCATGCCGATGCCATTCAATTCCGAGCCAGACGCTGCGTATCGCGTCTGTATGCAGCGCACTTGCACTCAGCTTGTGAATGGCCGCCTCGCAAAATGTCCTGCGCTTGCTTACTGGCCACAGCTAGAGACAAAAGCCCGCCTCGAATCTATTTCGGAGTGGGATTTGTTCCGTAGTTATGAAGCTTGCCCGCCAACAGCGAGCGACGACGAGCTTCGCTCATTTCTCGAAACCAAGTCGATTCCCCAGTGCGCGTTGTGCCCCAGTAGGCGCGTCGCGTTTCGTCATCCCAGTCCCTTGCAAAGGAGTAACTTGCAATGA
- a CDS encoding recombinase family protein, which translates to MNRKKPEEDRRIVRCAIYTRKSTEERLDLELNSLDAQREAAEAFIASQKSEGWVCLPKRYDDGGFSGGNLDRPAYNELMKDVEAGRIDCVIVYKADRLSRSLFDFAQTMRAFDAYGVSFVSVTQQFNTTNSMGRLTLNILLSFAQFEREIISERISDKIALQRQRGLWCGGQPVLGYDVDRSSTSPKLVINAKEAEMVRTIFDLYLKLGSLLPVVQKLSEVGWSNKTWLTRQGRMKGGRPFDKCSLHALLTNQIYIGMIRHKDQVYDGQHEPLIDKAQFQRVQAQLKEHGKGLGNRLTNRHNALLKGLLYCPNCGYSMVHCPTKKKSKIYRYYVCQTSIKRGRELCQTGSISAPAIENAVIEEIKCLVTDEGLRREIFEQSERLRQAKIQRQEIQLRQSKMQRSRDQAELQRMSTEVEFGDLNEVRRQELINRISQTNARLLELESELERLMDSRFERTDVEEAITDFDRLWGLMKARERHELLGLLISKVEYDRTDGTLSIDYHPTAISALLENVEEVA; encoded by the coding sequence ATGAATCGTAAAAAACCAGAAGAGGATCGGCGAATCGTTCGCTGCGCGATCTACACACGCAAATCGACCGAAGAGCGATTGGACCTTGAACTCAACTCGCTCGACGCCCAGCGCGAAGCGGCCGAGGCGTTCATTGCGAGTCAGAAATCCGAAGGCTGGGTCTGTTTGCCCAAACGCTACGACGACGGAGGTTTCTCAGGGGGTAACCTCGATCGACCTGCGTACAACGAATTGATGAAGGATGTCGAGGCAGGGAGAATCGACTGTGTCATTGTCTACAAGGCCGATCGATTAAGTCGCTCGCTATTCGACTTCGCACAGACCATGAGAGCATTCGATGCCTATGGCGTATCCTTTGTCTCGGTAACCCAGCAGTTCAATACGACCAATTCGATGGGGCGTCTCACGCTGAACATTCTCCTGTCGTTCGCACAGTTCGAACGCGAGATCATTAGCGAACGCATCAGCGACAAAATCGCTCTGCAACGACAGAGGGGCTTGTGGTGTGGAGGCCAACCCGTGTTGGGATACGACGTCGATCGATCCTCGACGAGCCCCAAGCTGGTGATCAATGCAAAGGAAGCCGAAATGGTTCGGACCATCTTCGATTTGTATTTGAAGCTGGGTTCTCTTCTTCCCGTGGTCCAAAAGCTGAGCGAGGTTGGTTGGAGCAACAAAACCTGGCTCACTCGCCAAGGGAGAATGAAGGGGGGACGTCCATTCGATAAATGCTCGTTGCACGCCCTGCTCACCAACCAAATCTACATTGGAATGATTCGACACAAAGACCAAGTATACGATGGTCAGCACGAGCCTTTGATCGATAAGGCACAGTTCCAAAGGGTGCAAGCGCAGCTGAAGGAACATGGGAAAGGGTTAGGGAACCGACTGACCAATCGTCACAATGCGCTACTCAAGGGACTTTTGTACTGTCCCAACTGTGGCTACTCGATGGTGCATTGTCCAACCAAGAAGAAGAGCAAGATTTATCGCTACTACGTTTGCCAGACATCGATCAAACGAGGGCGGGAGCTTTGCCAAACGGGTTCCATCTCCGCCCCAGCCATCGAGAACGCGGTTATCGAAGAAATCAAATGCCTTGTGACGGACGAGGGTTTGAGACGTGAAATCTTTGAACAATCGGAACGCCTGCGGCAGGCCAAGATCCAAAGGCAAGAGATCCAGCTGCGTCAATCGAAGATGCAACGCTCGCGCGACCAGGCTGAACTACAACGCATGTCCACAGAGGTGGAGTTTGGCGATCTCAATGAGGTGCGCCGGCAAGAACTGATCAACAGGATTTCCCAAACGAATGCTCGGTTGTTGGAATTGGAATCGGAGCTGGAACGCCTGATGGACAGCAGGTTCGAGAGAACCGATGTGGAAGAAGCGATCACGGACTTTGATCGTCTCTGGGGGCTGATGAAGGCCAGAGAGCGGCACGAGCTTCTCGGGTTACTGATCTCCAAAGTGGAGTACGATCGCACGGATGGAACACTCTCGATCGACTATCACCCGACAGCCATTTCCGCATTGTTAGAAAACGTGGAGGAGGTAGCCTGA
- a CDS encoding glycosyltransferase family 2 protein, with translation MEIKHHNNLTPQASRLGPALQDITFCIKTIHRPWACHRLVQSLRKEFGDPKIVVVDDGLPEHWFSLKYPETAKHCKVIDLEQHDVGVGVGRNTAIDSAETEFIFLLDDDQIVTPDLHLDRVYQRFMEYDLNILAVRQGDGGRPMLFSPLMNGTRIWMHRGERKRIGETCWCDMVSNAFLARRDTIARLRWDDEIKTYEHWEFFYRASQIEHLQIAVALDCSVVHDHVAAKPYGALRARPKFRRLGLRKHGFDSLRYPGGGIVHA, from the coding sequence ATGGAAATAAAACATCATAACAATCTCACGCCTCAAGCCTCACGCCTCGGGCCTGCCCTGCAAGACATTACTTTTTGCATAAAGACCATTCATCGGCCTTGGGCCTGCCATCGACTCGTACAGTCGCTTCGAAAGGAGTTCGGCGATCCCAAGATCGTCGTCGTGGACGATGGTCTGCCCGAACATTGGTTCTCGCTTAAGTATCCCGAGACCGCCAAGCACTGCAAAGTGATTGATCTCGAGCAACACGATGTGGGCGTCGGCGTCGGGCGCAATACAGCAATCGACTCGGCAGAAACCGAGTTCATTTTCTTGCTCGATGATGATCAGATTGTAACGCCCGATCTACACCTCGATCGAGTCTACCAGAGGTTCATGGAGTACGACCTCAACATCCTGGCTGTGCGACAGGGAGATGGCGGCCGGCCAATGCTCTTTAGCCCCCTGATGAATGGCACACGGATTTGGATGCATCGAGGCGAACGCAAACGCATCGGCGAAACTTGCTGGTGCGACATGGTCAGTAACGCGTTCCTCGCCCGTCGCGACACGATCGCCCGCCTTCGTTGGGACGATGAGATCAAGACGTACGAGCACTGGGAGTTCTTCTACCGGGCGTCCCAAATTGAACATCTGCAAATAGCTGTGGCACTCGATTGCTCGGTAGTCCACGACCATGTGGCGGCCAAGCCTTATGGAGCTCTGCGAGCCCGACCCAAGTTCCGCCGATTGGGGCTTCGTAAACACGGCTTTGATTCACTGCGTTATCCAGGAGGAGGTATCGTTCATGCGTGA
- the ltrA gene encoding group II intron reverse transcriptase/maturase produces the protein MEEVLSRSNMLQALSRVVGNKGAAGVDGVTVDELPGYCREHWERHREELFSGTYRPSPVRKVEIPKPGGKGMRMLGIPTVLDRLIQQALLQVLTRLYDPMFSDSSFGFRPGRSTHQALDRAKEHIASGHRWVVDMDLEKFFDRVNHDILMSRLARQIQDKRILKLIRLYLQAGIMEGGIVSPRSEGTPQGGPLSPLLSNVLLDELDKELERRGHKFVRYADDCNIYVRSHRAGERVLNGVERFLSEKLRLTVNRAKSAVDRPWNRKFLGYTFTHHHQPKFKVSPESVKRFKGRLREELRKARGRNVRTVLAQLQPVLIGWVSYYRKSEVKKTFEELDSWLRRKLRAIYWRQWKRPPKRARELTRLGIDRVRAWVCAGNGHGPWWNAGASHMNQALPTRHLTQLGLISLVQKGTELNRR, from the coding sequence ATGGAGGAGGTGCTAAGCCGCAGCAATATGTTGCAGGCGTTGAGCCGTGTTGTCGGTAATAAAGGAGCCGCAGGCGTTGATGGGGTGACCGTCGATGAACTGCCAGGCTACTGCCGAGAGCATTGGGAACGCCACCGGGAAGAACTGTTCAGCGGAACGTATCGTCCGAGCCCTGTGCGAAAGGTAGAAATACCTAAACCCGGTGGCAAAGGGATGCGCATGCTGGGCATACCGACAGTGCTAGATCGCTTGATCCAGCAAGCTTTACTGCAAGTGCTCACGAGGCTCTACGATCCAATGTTTTCGGATTCTAGCTTTGGGTTTCGCCCAGGCCGGAGTACGCATCAGGCGTTGGATCGTGCCAAGGAACACATTGCTTCAGGGCATCGCTGGGTTGTCGACATGGACTTGGAAAAGTTCTTCGATCGCGTCAATCACGACATCCTGATGAGTCGCCTTGCACGTCAGATCCAAGACAAACGCATCCTGAAACTGATCCGCTTGTATCTGCAAGCTGGCATCATGGAAGGCGGCATCGTGAGTCCACGCAGCGAGGGAACGCCGCAAGGCGGTCCCTTATCACCGCTTCTGTCCAACGTCCTGCTCGATGAGCTGGACAAGGAGCTGGAACGCCGAGGCCACAAATTCGTTCGCTACGCTGATGACTGTAACATTTACGTTCGCAGTCACCGCGCCGGTGAGCGAGTGCTTAATGGTGTCGAACGCTTCCTGAGCGAGAAACTGCGACTGACAGTGAATCGAGCCAAGAGTGCCGTGGACCGCCCCTGGAACCGCAAGTTCCTGGGCTATACGTTCACGCACCATCACCAACCGAAGTTTAAGGTGTCTCCTGAATCGGTCAAACGCTTCAAGGGTCGCCTACGCGAGGAACTCCGCAAGGCACGAGGTCGCAATGTGCGTACGGTGCTTGCTCAGTTGCAGCCGGTCCTGATCGGTTGGGTGTCGTACTACCGGAAGAGTGAAGTGAAGAAAACGTTCGAGGAACTTGATAGCTGGTTACGCAGGAAGTTACGCGCCATCTACTGGCGCCAATGGAAGCGTCCGCCCAAACGAGCCCGCGAACTGACTCGCCTTGGCATTGACCGCGTGCGAGCGTGGGTCTGTGCTGGCAATGGTCATGGCCCCTGGTGGAATGCTGGCGCTAGCCACATGAATCAGGCCCTGCCTACTCGCCACCTCACGCAACTTGGGCTGATAAGCCTCGTCCAGAAAGGCACTGAGCTGAATCGTCGTTAG
- a CDS encoding slipin family protein, protein MLVKKIMVRSYEVGLKFSDGEFKGILHTGKHWIVDPWNKIRVRVVSAREPWLVDDQLDMIVKSGAIQGRAEVIDLKDYQRALVWIDGRFARVLGPGLHAYWLGTRDVRVEVIDARKAKFEHDDLKSIVRANEATRWLDVCKVERDCVGVLFVDGRYVDHLDPGLHAFWKEAADARVVELDMREAQIDVSGQEIMTLDKVTLRMNALVTYVIKDARRAVSAASDVRQSLYREVQLALRAVIGGRELDSFLTGKDDVAQELEQQVREQATALGLEVRSVGIKDVILPGDMKDLMNRVTEAKKAAEANLIARREETAAMRSQANTAKLLADNPTLMRLRELEVLEKIASAGKMNIVLGEKGLADKVVNLL, encoded by the coding sequence ATGTTAGTTAAGAAGATTATGGTCCGCAGCTACGAGGTCGGCCTTAAGTTCAGCGATGGCGAGTTCAAGGGAATACTCCATACTGGAAAGCACTGGATCGTCGACCCATGGAACAAGATCCGAGTTCGCGTAGTCTCCGCTCGCGAACCTTGGTTGGTCGATGATCAACTAGATATGATCGTGAAGTCGGGAGCGATTCAGGGGCGGGCAGAAGTTATCGATTTGAAAGATTACCAGCGGGCACTCGTATGGATCGACGGTCGGTTCGCTCGTGTACTTGGTCCAGGGCTACATGCCTACTGGCTTGGAACTCGCGATGTTCGAGTTGAAGTGATCGACGCGCGAAAAGCCAAGTTCGAGCATGACGATCTCAAGTCCATCGTACGAGCTAACGAAGCAACTCGTTGGCTGGACGTCTGCAAAGTCGAACGCGATTGCGTTGGCGTCCTGTTCGTTGATGGTCGATATGTCGATCATCTCGATCCGGGTTTGCACGCTTTCTGGAAGGAAGCTGCAGATGCCCGCGTGGTCGAGTTAGATATGCGAGAAGCACAAATCGACGTTAGCGGTCAGGAGATCATGACGCTCGACAAGGTAACTTTACGTATGAACGCGCTGGTGACCTATGTGATCAAGGATGCGCGTCGAGCTGTTTCGGCAGCCAGTGATGTGCGTCAGTCGCTTTACCGTGAAGTACAGTTGGCTTTGCGAGCAGTGATCGGTGGTCGAGAGCTCGATAGTTTTCTGACCGGTAAGGACGATGTCGCTCAGGAACTTGAACAGCAAGTCCGTGAGCAGGCAACAGCATTAGGTTTAGAAGTTCGTTCGGTTGGTATCAAGGACGTGATCCTGCCTGGCGATATGAAGGATCTGATGAACCGAGTCACCGAAGCTAAGAAAGCGGCCGAAGCCAACTTGATCGCCCGCCGCGAGGAAACAGCTGCGATGCGAAGCCAAGCCAACACGGCAAAGCTCTTGGCCGACAACCCAACCTTGATGCGACTTCGTGAACTCGAAGTCCTCGAGAAGATCGCTTCGGCAGGAAAGATGAACATCGTGCTAGGCGAGAAAGGCCTTGCCGACAAAGTCGTAAACCTGCTCTGA
- a CDS encoding DUF2924 domain-containing protein has translation MSPDTKKKLIELSELPMRQLVSKYETLFGEQCRSRNRRYIYRRLAWKLQADDEGGLSERTLLRANAIAGESLFRVTPPRAKKPTMEVARPANWDKRLPPPGHVIERTYKGKTLCITVLTDGFEYDGQQYKSLTAVARAITGSHCNGFLFFKLGQSK, from the coding sequence ATGAGTCCTGATACGAAGAAGAAATTGATTGAGCTGTCCGAGCTTCCTATGCGACAGCTGGTTTCCAAGTACGAGACTCTCTTCGGAGAGCAATGCCGTTCGAGAAACAGGCGTTACATCTACCGCCGACTTGCTTGGAAGCTGCAGGCCGATGATGAAGGCGGACTAAGCGAGCGTACCCTTCTCCGAGCCAACGCGATTGCGGGAGAGTCCCTCTTTCGAGTTACCCCGCCTCGAGCAAAGAAACCGACCATGGAGGTGGCTCGACCCGCCAATTGGGACAAACGGCTCCCACCCCCTGGCCATGTCATCGAGCGAACCTACAAGGGGAAGACCTTGTGCATCACGGTTCTAACCGATGGCTTTGAGTACGACGGGCAGCAGTACAAGTCGCTAACAGCCGTGGCGCGTGCGATCACCGGCTCCCATTGCAACGGCTTTCTCTTTTTCAAGTTAGGACAATCCAAATGA
- a CDS encoding HNH endonuclease has protein sequence MNTIAATLDNYITPIGLSPTLQRPTLVLNRNWQPINVATVARALVMLWNDSAKIVDTIDYQLYDWSDWSRLVPDRDEPFIQSVRQRIRIPEVIALTKFDAMPTQTVTFSRRNVFKRDKMTCQYCGKQPGSEELTIDHVVPRAQGGQSTWTNCVLACIDCNSRKADRTPAQAHMKLRKEPVRPAWKPIYADRMNRVKSWSKFISEAYWIVELED, from the coding sequence ATGAACACTATCGCAGCAACCCTCGACAACTACATAACGCCTATCGGACTGAGCCCAACGCTTCAGCGTCCAACGTTGGTGCTGAACCGTAACTGGCAGCCGATCAACGTAGCGACGGTTGCGCGTGCTCTGGTCATGCTTTGGAACGATTCGGCCAAGATCGTCGACACGATCGATTACCAGCTGTATGACTGGAGCGATTGGAGCCGATTGGTACCGGATCGGGATGAGCCGTTCATCCAGTCGGTACGCCAGCGTATCCGTATCCCAGAGGTCATTGCATTGACCAAGTTCGATGCAATGCCAACGCAGACGGTTACCTTCAGCCGCCGAAACGTATTCAAGCGTGACAAGATGACCTGCCAATACTGTGGAAAGCAGCCTGGCAGCGAAGAGCTCACGATTGACCACGTTGTCCCGCGTGCCCAAGGTGGACAGTCGACTTGGACGAACTGCGTATTAGCCTGCATCGACTGCAATTCGCGAAAAGCAGATCGTACTCCGGCTCAGGCGCACATGAAACTCCGCAAGGAACCAGTGCGTCCAGCTTGGAAGCCGATCTACGCCGATCGAATGAATCGCGTGAAGAGCTGGTCCAAGTTCATTAGCGAAGCCTATTGGATAGTAGAGCTCGAAGATTAA
- a CDS encoding recombinase family protein: MNRKKPEQDRRVIRCAIYTRKSTEERLDLELNSFDAQRDAAEAFIESQKSEGWVCLPNRYDDGGFSGSNLDRPAYNELMKDIEAGEIDCLVVYQVDRLSRSPSDLAHIMSVFEACGITFVSVTESK; this comes from the coding sequence ATGAATCGTAAAAAACCAGAACAGGATCGCCGAGTCATTCGCTGCGCGATCTACACACGCAAATCGACCGAGGAGCGATTGGATCTCGAACTCAACTCGTTCGATGCTCAGCGAGATGCGGCCGAGGCCTTCATCGAAAGCCAGAAATCCGAAGGCTGGGTCTGTTTGCCTAATCGCTATGACGACGGAGGTTTCTCAGGGAGCAACCTCGATCGACCTGCCTACAACGAGCTGATGAAGGATATCGAGGCAGGAGAGATCGACTGCTTGGTCGTCTACCAAGTTGACCGATTAAGTCGGTCTCCATCGGACCTCGCCCACATCATGAGCGTCTTCGAAGCCTGTGGGATAACCTTTGTCTCAGTCACGGAGTCCAAATGA
- a CDS encoding glycosyltransferase family 2 protein has translation MRDRVTFCIKTIHRPHCCATLVRSIYEHCGDDRPLIYVLDDGKPELRFSLTCPDEAAMVDRLIETEYDIGLSAGRNRLVEAAQTRMVIFSDDDHVVGPQTRLNDLVRKFESSRLDLLATLSKQPHRPNPDGTPRLLNSSGGVLHIPRGEYRRIGDIAVCAFVCNCFVAYRDILQAIRWDEDLKVDENWDFFWRAKIAGVKVGVAMDHVFPHIHVDPPAYKRHRPVFLRAALRKHGLRKVLWK, from the coding sequence ATGCGTGATCGCGTCACATTCTGCATCAAGACCATCCATCGTCCTCATTGCTGCGCAACGCTTGTGCGTAGCATTTACGAACACTGTGGCGATGATCGTCCGCTGATCTACGTCCTAGACGATGGGAAGCCTGAGTTGCGATTCTCGCTGACCTGTCCTGACGAAGCGGCGATGGTCGACCGGCTAATCGAGACTGAATACGACATTGGATTATCTGCTGGTCGCAATCGCCTCGTGGAAGCGGCACAGACGCGCATGGTGATCTTTTCCGATGACGATCATGTGGTTGGTCCGCAGACGCGACTGAATGATCTCGTTCGCAAGTTCGAATCGAGTCGCCTCGATCTACTCGCAACACTCAGCAAGCAACCCCATCGTCCTAATCCTGACGGAACGCCCAGGTTGCTCAATTCGTCAGGCGGAGTGCTTCACATTCCGCGTGGCGAGTATCGACGCATCGGCGACATTGCCGTGTGCGCGTTCGTCTGTAACTGCTTCGTTGCATATCGCGACATCCTGCAGGCGATTCGCTGGGATGAAGACCTCAAGGTCGATGAGAACTGGGACTTCTTCTGGCGAGCCAAGATTGCCGGCGTCAAGGTTGGCGTGGCGATGGACCATGTATTCCCGCACATCCACGTCGATCCGCCGGCCTACAAGCGGCATCGACCAGTGTTCTTAAGAGCTGCACTTCGCAAACACGGATTAAGGAAGGTACTTTGGAAATGA
- a CDS encoding four helix bundle protein — translation MRDHRKLRAFELADDLVIAIYRATKLFPKEEVFGLTSQLRRASVSIASNIVEGSARNSLADYIRFLDMAFASTREVEYQISIAHRLDYFEATVYSELQQKVEETAKVMAGLIRSLRSDK, via the coding sequence ATGCGGGACCACAGAAAGCTGCGGGCATTTGAATTGGCGGATGATTTAGTGATTGCGATCTATCGAGCTACCAAGTTATTTCCAAAGGAAGAAGTGTTTGGACTGACGTCGCAGCTGCGCAGAGCTTCGGTTTCAATCGCATCGAACATAGTCGAAGGCAGCGCAAGAAATTCACTTGCTGACTACATTCGTTTTCTGGATATGGCATTCGCCTCGACTCGCGAAGTTGAATATCAAATCTCAATCGCCCATCGGCTCGATTACTTCGAAGCTACTGTGTATTCCGAATTACAACAGAAGGTCGAAGAGACCGCCAAAGTTATGGCTGGCCTAATTCGCTCATTGCGATCGGATAAATAA